One window of the Methylocystis parvus OBBP genome contains the following:
- a CDS encoding KGG domain-containing protein, translated as MQEVVKKSNRGFASMDPEKQRAIARKGGQSVPDEKRSFSQNPELAARAGRKGGQSVNPAKRSFSRDHSLASEAGRKGGHASHGGGQKRASA; from the coding sequence ATGCAGGAAGTAGTGAAGAAGTCCAATCGAGGCTTTGCGTCGATGGATCCGGAGAAGCAACGCGCAATCGCCCGCAAGGGCGGGCAGAGCGTTCCCGACGAAAAGCGCAGCTTCTCCCAAAATCCCGAGCTTGCCGCGCGCGCCGGGCGCAAGGGCGGGCAGAGCGTGAATCCGGCGAAACGCAGCTTCTCGCGCGATCATTCGCTCGCGTCGGAAGCCGGCCGCAAGGGCGGTCACGCCTCGCATGGCGGCGGACAGAAGCGGGCGTCGGCTTAA
- a CDS encoding response regulator — MSVSREISGHLPYLRRFARALVGSREGGDAHVLATLEAIVADPRKLQGNEDLRISLYKQFLKVWATAPALLPAPEAAGEDDGARRRLDAISLRPRVAFLLHALEGFDLEQVGDTLDISERDATALIDAANAEIADQIATNVLIIEDEPLIAHDLRSIVEELGHSVVGMARTHREAVAAVGTAEPGLILADIQLADGSSGLDAVNEILDALSTPVIFVTAYPERFLTGAPPEPAFLVTKPFSVESLKAVISQALFFNRRSQKREV, encoded by the coding sequence ATGTCGGTTTCACGAGAGATTTCGGGTCACCTGCCTTATTTGCGGCGCTTCGCGAGAGCGCTGGTCGGGTCCCGGGAGGGCGGCGACGCCCATGTTTTGGCGACGCTCGAGGCCATTGTCGCGGATCCTCGAAAACTCCAGGGAAATGAAGACCTTCGCATCTCCCTCTACAAACAGTTCCTCAAAGTCTGGGCGACCGCCCCGGCATTGCTCCCGGCGCCGGAAGCCGCGGGCGAGGATGACGGCGCGCGACGCCGTCTCGACGCCATTTCGCTGCGGCCGCGCGTCGCCTTTCTGCTGCACGCGCTGGAGGGGTTCGATCTCGAGCAGGTCGGCGACACGCTCGATATTTCCGAGCGTGACGCCACGGCCCTGATCGACGCGGCCAATGCGGAAATCGCCGACCAGATCGCGACGAACGTCCTCATCATCGAGGACGAACCCCTCATCGCTCATGATCTGCGCAGCATTGTGGAGGAACTGGGGCATTCCGTCGTCGGCATGGCGCGCACCCATCGCGAGGCGGTCGCGGCGGTCGGGACCGCCGAGCCAGGCCTGATACTGGCCGACATTCAGCTCGCGGACGGCAGTTCGGGGCTCGACGCCGTCAATGAGATACTCGACGCGCTATCGACGCCGGTGATCTTCGTGACCGCCTATCCGGAGCGCTTCCTGACGGGCGCGCCGCCTGAGCCGGCCTTCCTCGTCACCAAGCCTTTCAGCGTCGAAAGCCTGAAGGCGGTGATCAGTCAGGCGCTCTTCTTCAACCGCCGGTCGCAGAAGCGCGAGGTTTGA
- the lptB gene encoding LPS export ABC transporter ATP-binding protein: MSPLAALSTRVRDAVQSLSGALGSARARLEKARSHKKDDLAEADWRGDEAAENLGAVPEDAPVWAQARAAEEAGNGGFSAGSYLERAGFDSEGMLSVHNLAKSYKARRVVEDVSLHVRRGEAVGLLGPNGAGKTTVFYMITGLVKPDKGMISLDGYDVTPLPMYRRARLGIGYLPQEASVFRGLSVEDNIRAVLEITQPDPKKREDELEGLLDEMRLTRLRKSQAVALSGGERRRCEIARALAGHPSFMLLDEPFAGIDPIAVGGIQDLVRHLKARGIGVLITDHSVRETLGLTDRAYIIYNGHVLTEGPPEEIVANPDVRRIYLGEDFRM, encoded by the coding sequence TTGAGCCCCCTAGCCGCCCTTTCGACGCGAGTCCGCGACGCCGTGCAGTCCCTTTCGGGGGCGCTCGGCTCGGCGCGGGCGCGCCTGGAGAAAGCGCGGTCGCACAAGAAGGACGATCTCGCCGAAGCCGACTGGCGCGGCGATGAGGCTGCTGAAAATTTAGGCGCCGTTCCCGAGGACGCGCCCGTCTGGGCGCAGGCCAGGGCCGCCGAGGAGGCGGGGAATGGAGGGTTTTCAGCCGGCTCCTATCTGGAGCGGGCGGGTTTCGACAGCGAGGGCATGCTCTCGGTCCACAATCTCGCCAAGTCCTACAAGGCGCGCCGGGTCGTCGAGGATGTCAGCCTTCATGTGAGGCGCGGCGAAGCGGTGGGTCTGCTCGGGCCGAACGGCGCCGGCAAGACCACCGTTTTCTACATGATCACGGGTCTCGTGAAGCCGGATAAGGGCATGATCTCCCTCGACGGCTACGACGTCACTCCCCTGCCGATGTATCGGCGCGCGCGGCTCGGCATCGGCTATCTGCCGCAGGAAGCTTCCGTGTTCCGCGGACTCTCCGTCGAAGACAATATTCGCGCGGTGCTGGAGATCACGCAGCCGGACCCTAAAAAGCGCGAGGACGAACTCGAGGGGCTTCTCGACGAGATGCGCCTCACGCGCCTGCGCAAGAGCCAGGCTGTCGCGCTCTCGGGCGGCGAGCGTCGTCGCTGCGAAATCGCGCGCGCCCTTGCCGGCCACCCTTCTTTCATGCTGCTCGACGAGCCTTTCGCGGGCATCGATCCGATCGCGGTCGGCGGCATTCAGGATCTCGTTCGGCATTTGAAGGCGCGCGGCATCGGCGTCCTCATCACCGACCACAGCGTACGCGAAACGCTGGGACTCACTGATCGCGCTTACATAATCTACAACGGTCATGTCTTGACCGAAGGTCCGCCGGAAGAAATTGTGGCGAATCCCGATGTTAGACGAATCTATCTCGGCGAGGATTTCCGGATGTAA
- a CDS encoding ATP-binding protein, protein MNGYLPNLSKALLSGFDSRVRLATSVDPDLVVEFRRANCIGLIYAEAAANALKHAFPGLASGSVYATLRGDGRRLELTVVDCGLGFDLEAANQSGGGLDFMRSLARQIDGELTIRTSPAGTTVFLSCPA, encoded by the coding sequence ATGAACGGCTATCTGCCAAATCTTTCAAAGGCGCTTTTGAGCGGCTTCGACAGCCGGGTAAGGCTTGCGACCTCCGTCGACCCCGATCTCGTCGTCGAGTTCCGACGGGCCAATTGCATCGGCCTCATCTACGCCGAGGCCGCCGCCAATGCGCTCAAGCACGCTTTTCCGGGTCTCGCCTCGGGATCCGTCTACGCCACCCTGCGCGGCGACGGGAGGCGGCTGGAGCTGACTGTCGTCGATTGCGGGCTGGGCTTCGATCTCGAAGCGGCGAACCAGTCCGGCGGCGGATTGGATTTCATGCGCAGCCTCGCGCGCCAGATCGACGGCGAGCTGACGATCCGGACGTCGCCGGCGGGGACGACCGTCTTTCTTTCCTGCCCCGCCTGA
- a CDS encoding sigma-70 family RNA polymerase sigma factor, with protein sequence MSAEESSSNDGQTLKNDLIAAIPSLRAFAVSLCGNPDRADDLVQETLVKAWGSLASFAEGTNLTAWLFTILRNIYYSEFRKRRREAPDPDGAAAAKLVAPESQNAHMDFLDFREALQKLPLDQREALILVAASGMSYEEAAEICGCAPGTMKSRVNRARNRLAELMSLPPGPVRDGETRAALSTVSRD encoded by the coding sequence GTGAGCGCCGAGGAGTCCAGCTCCAACGACGGACAGACCTTAAAGAACGACCTTATCGCGGCGATCCCCAGCCTGCGCGCCTTCGCCGTCTCTCTATGCGGCAATCCGGACCGCGCCGACGACCTCGTCCAGGAGACGCTGGTCAAGGCCTGGGGAAGTCTGGCGTCCTTCGCCGAGGGGACCAACCTCACGGCGTGGCTCTTCACCATCCTGCGCAACATCTATTACAGCGAATTCCGCAAGCGGCGGCGCGAGGCGCCGGATCCCGACGGAGCCGCGGCCGCCAAGCTCGTCGCGCCGGAATCGCAAAATGCGCATATGGACTTTCTGGATTTCAGAGAGGCGCTTCAGAAGCTGCCGCTCGATCAGCGCGAGGCGCTGATCCTCGTCGCGGCGTCGGGCATGTCCTATGAGGAGGCCGCCGAAATTTGCGGCTGCGCGCCCGGCACCATGAAGAGCCGCGTCAATCGCGCCCGCAACCGGCTCGCCGAACTCATGTCCCTGCCGCCCGGACCGGTCCGGGACGGCGAGACCCGCGCCGCCCTCTCCACCGTCAGCCGCGATTGA
- the fumC gene encoding class II fumarate hydratase produces MTEDTRIERDSFGDIAVPSWAYWGAQTQRSRENFPIGGDRMPIEIVHALARVKLAAARANEKKGLLKKEIADAISVAAQEVIDGKLDQHFPLVVWQTGSGTQTNMNVNEVIANRANELLGAPRGSKSPVHPNDHVNLGQSSNDSFPTAIHIAGALAISGRLLPAVERLQAAFERKASEFAHIVKIGRTHLQDATPVTLGQEFSGYAAQAKYGAARIRAALPDLLALAQGGTAVGTGVNTFKGFGEEVAAHVAQQTGLPFVSAPNKFEALAAHDAVVFAHGSMNALAAGLYKIACDIRLLGSGPRAGFAELKLPENEPGSSIMPGKVNPTQVESITMVCTRVFGNNATITFAASQGHLELNVLKPVVGFALLESTILLADGISSFITRCIDGIEADEANIKRFLDRSLMLVTALAPKIGYDSASKIARAAHKNGTSLKEEALASGKVTEAEFDEIVRPEKMLSPNE; encoded by the coding sequence ATGACAGAAGACACCCGCATTGAACGCGACTCCTTTGGCGACATCGCCGTTCCGTCCTGGGCCTATTGGGGCGCGCAGACGCAGCGTTCGCGCGAGAATTTCCCCATCGGCGGCGACCGCATGCCGATCGAGATCGTCCATGCGCTGGCGCGCGTGAAGCTCGCCGCGGCGCGGGCGAACGAGAAGAAGGGCCTCCTCAAGAAGGAGATCGCCGACGCCATTTCCGTCGCCGCGCAGGAAGTGATCGACGGCAAGCTCGATCAGCATTTCCCGCTGGTCGTCTGGCAGACGGGCTCCGGCACGCAGACCAATATGAACGTCAATGAAGTGATCGCGAACCGCGCGAACGAACTGCTCGGCGCGCCGCGCGGCTCCAAATCGCCGGTTCACCCCAATGATCACGTCAATCTCGGCCAGTCTTCCAACGACAGCTTCCCCACCGCCATCCATATCGCCGGCGCCCTCGCCATTTCCGGCCGGCTCCTGCCTGCCGTCGAGCGGCTGCAGGCGGCTTTCGAGCGCAAGGCCTCGGAGTTCGCGCATATCGTCAAGATCGGCCGCACCCATCTGCAGGACGCGACGCCGGTGACGCTCGGCCAGGAATTTTCGGGCTACGCCGCGCAGGCCAAATATGGCGCGGCGCGCATCCGCGCGGCGCTCCCCGATCTCCTCGCCCTCGCCCAGGGCGGCACGGCGGTCGGCACGGGCGTCAACACCTTCAAGGGGTTCGGCGAAGAAGTCGCGGCGCATGTCGCGCAGCAGACCGGCCTTCCCTTCGTTTCGGCGCCCAATAAATTCGAGGCGCTCGCCGCGCATGACGCCGTGGTCTTCGCGCATGGCTCGATGAACGCCCTGGCCGCGGGCCTCTACAAGATCGCCTGCGACATCCGCCTCCTCGGCTCCGGCCCGCGCGCCGGCTTCGCGGAACTGAAGCTGCCGGAGAACGAGCCGGGCTCGTCGATCATGCCCGGCAAGGTGAACCCGACCCAGGTCGAGTCGATCACGATGGTCTGCACGCGCGTCTTCGGCAACAACGCCACGATCACCTTCGCCGCCTCGCAGGGCCATCTCGAGCTCAATGTGCTGAAGCCGGTCGTCGGTTTCGCGCTGCTCGAATCGACCATTCTGCTCGCCGACGGAATCAGCAGCTTCATCACGCGCTGCATCGACGGCATCGAGGCGGATGAGGCGAATATCAAGCGCTTCCTTGATCGCTCGCTGATGCTCGTCACCGCGCTCGCGCCGAAGATCGGCTATGACTCCGCCTCCAAGATCGCGCGCGCGGCCCATAAGAACGGCACGAGCCTGAAGGAGGAGGCGCTCGCCTCCGGCAAGGTGACGGAAGCCGAATTCGACGAAATCGTGCGTCCGGAGAAGATGCTGTCGCCGAACGAGTGA
- the hpf gene encoding ribosome hibernation-promoting factor, HPF/YfiA family, whose translation MTLRVSGKNMNIGDALRAHVTQRLEQAASKYFDGGVSGHVTIAPEGSGYRADCSLHLTSGIILQTDGRGQEPYATFDQAADRLEKRLRRYKERLKSHHDGHAHEAPEVVPYQVLEAPDQESEAPAEFSPAVVAETTTRLRRLSVSAAVLDLDLSGAPVLVFRHVNTGRVNIVYRRSDDNIGWIDAPGGE comes from the coding sequence ATGACCCTGAGAGTTTCAGGCAAGAACATGAATATCGGCGACGCGCTGCGCGCGCATGTCACGCAGCGTCTGGAGCAGGCCGCGTCCAAATATTTCGACGGCGGCGTGAGCGGCCATGTCACGATCGCCCCTGAGGGCTCGGGCTATCGCGCCGATTGCAGCCTGCATCTGACCTCGGGCATCATCCTGCAGACCGACGGCCGCGGCCAGGAGCCCTACGCCACTTTCGATCAGGCGGCCGACAGGCTCGAAAAGCGTCTGCGCCGTTACAAGGAGCGGCTGAAGAGCCATCATGACGGGCATGCGCACGAGGCGCCGGAAGTCGTGCCCTATCAGGTGCTCGAAGCGCCCGACCAGGAGAGCGAGGCTCCGGCCGAGTTCAGCCCCGCGGTCGTCGCGGAGACGACCACACGCCTGCGCCGTCTGTCGGTTTCGGCGGCCGTGCTCGACCTCGACCTCTCCGGCGCGCCGGTCCTGGTCTTCCGCCATGTGAATACCGGGCGGGTCAATATTGTCTATCGGCGCAGCGACGACAATATCGGTTGGATCGACGCGCCCGGGGGCGAATGA
- a CDS encoding alpha/beta hydrolase has translation MRILRGCLAMLLVLGAAACAGRPHGVLIPTHYEPPGASIVKLMVATTRAPDETQPGEMFSGERGGALSFADITVSIPPDAYRKVGEVQWPESETPDPAREFTTVDAHILSREAALAEFNRRVAKTPKRQTLVFVHGFNTRFAEAVYRFAQISHDSTADVVPVLFTWPSRGKLLAYGYDHESASYSRDALESLLAALARNPNVGEISILAHSMGNWVTLEALRQMAIRDRGLPGKIKNVMLAAPDVDFDVFKRQIVAMGVRPSLFTIFVSRDDEALAVSKRVWGDKPRLGAVNPQAEPYRDVLDRDRIQVVDLTDVSSGGGDSLGHTKFAEAPAVVRSIGARLATGQTLSDGGAGVGEKLGMAAAGAASTVGAAAGVAVATPFAIVDPRTRENLSDHFDDVGNHAGHTFEHGASVLRP, from the coding sequence ATGCGGATTCTTCGTGGTTGCCTCGCTATGCTTCTCGTGCTGGGCGCGGCGGCCTGCGCGGGACGGCCGCATGGGGTTCTCATACCCACGCATTACGAGCCGCCCGGCGCCAGCATCGTGAAATTGATGGTCGCCACGACCCGCGCGCCGGACGAAACGCAGCCCGGCGAGATGTTTTCGGGCGAACGCGGCGGCGCGCTCTCATTCGCCGACATCACCGTATCGATTCCGCCCGACGCCTATCGCAAGGTGGGCGAAGTGCAATGGCCCGAGAGCGAGACGCCCGATCCCGCGCGCGAATTCACGACGGTGGACGCGCATATTCTCTCCCGCGAGGCCGCGCTCGCGGAATTCAACCGGCGCGTCGCCAAGACGCCGAAGCGGCAGACGCTGGTCTTCGTCCACGGCTTCAATACGCGTTTCGCCGAAGCCGTCTACCGCTTCGCGCAGATCTCCCATGATTCCACGGCGGACGTCGTGCCGGTGCTGTTCACCTGGCCGTCGCGCGGCAAGCTGCTCGCTTATGGCTACGACCATGAGAGCGCCAGCTATTCGCGGGACGCGCTGGAGAGTCTCCTCGCGGCCCTCGCCCGCAATCCCAATGTCGGCGAGATTTCCATTCTCGCGCATTCCATGGGCAATTGGGTGACCCTCGAGGCGCTGCGTCAGATGGCGATTCGCGATCGCGGCCTGCCGGGCAAGATCAAGAACGTCATGCTCGCCGCGCCGGACGTCGATTTCGACGTGTTCAAGCGGCAGATCGTGGCGATGGGCGTGCGGCCGTCGCTTTTCACCATTTTCGTTTCGCGCGACGATGAGGCGCTCGCCGTCTCCAAGCGCGTCTGGGGCGACAAGCCGCGGCTCGGCGCCGTCAATCCGCAGGCCGAGCCCTATCGCGACGTGCTGGATCGAGACCGCATCCAGGTGGTGGATCTCACCGACGTCTCGTCGGGCGGCGGCGATTCGCTCGGCCACACCAAATTCGCCGAGGCGCCCGCCGTGGTGCGCTCCATCGGCGCGCGGCTCGCGACGGGCCAGACGCTCTCCGACGGCGGGGCCGGCGTGGGCGAGAAGCTGGGCATGGCCGCCGCCGGCGCCGCTTCGACCGTCGGCGCGGCGGCGGGCGTGGCCGTGGCGACGCCTTTCGCCATCGTCGATCCGCGCACGCGCGAGAATCTCAGCGACCATTTCGACGATGTGGGCAATCACGCCGGCCATACGTTCGAGCATGGCGCCAGCGTTCTGCGGCCCTGA
- the rpoN gene encoding RNA polymerase factor sigma-54: MAISTKLMMRQGQALVMTPQLLQAIKLLQFSNLELSAFLHDELERNPLLEAQEGDYAPEGPAGEGAAGNGEDFGPGAASESFDGEPHEGDWARDSLAVDSATLSADLGADMSNAFEPEGPAVTAAAPREALEGAGLSATSWSGAAGGGGDDGEAPNLEAYVAARPSLHEHLGEQLALACSDPRGRLIGQAIIDGIDETGYLRESLEDIAERLGADFVETEAVLAAIQRFDPSGVGARDLAECLAIQLRERDRYDPAMQAFVANLPLVAKRDFVQLAKLCGVDMDDVADMAAELRRLDPKPGRAFGDAPIQPLVADVIVRAAADGSWHVELNSDALPKVLVNHSYAARVSAGARDADKTFISTCLQNANWLTKSLEQRSRTILKVASEIVRLQDAFLAKGVEHLRPLNLRTIADAIGMHESTVSRVTSNKYMATPRGIFELKYFFSASIATTSGGEAHSAESVRFRIKQMIDRETADDVLSDDAIVARLKAIDIDIARRTVAKYRDSLRIPSSVDRRRAKMALAREQAH, encoded by the coding sequence ATGGCGATTTCGACAAAGCTGATGATGCGCCAGGGCCAGGCCCTGGTGATGACTCCGCAGCTCCTTCAGGCGATCAAGCTGCTGCAATTCTCCAATCTGGAGCTTTCCGCCTTTCTGCACGACGAATTGGAGCGCAATCCCCTCCTCGAGGCCCAGGAGGGCGACTATGCGCCCGAGGGGCCCGCCGGAGAGGGCGCCGCAGGGAACGGGGAGGATTTCGGCCCGGGCGCCGCGTCCGAAAGTTTCGACGGCGAACCCCATGAGGGAGACTGGGCGCGCGACTCGCTTGCGGTCGATTCCGCCACGCTCTCCGCCGATCTCGGCGCGGATATGAGCAACGCCTTCGAGCCGGAGGGGCCGGCGGTGACGGCCGCGGCGCCGCGCGAGGCGCTCGAGGGCGCGGGCCTCTCCGCAACGTCGTGGAGCGGGGCGGCCGGCGGGGGCGGCGACGACGGCGAGGCGCCCAATCTCGAGGCCTATGTCGCAGCGCGTCCGAGCCTGCACGAGCATCTCGGCGAGCAGCTCGCGCTCGCCTGTTCCGATCCCCGCGGCCGCCTCATCGGCCAGGCGATCATCGACGGCATCGACGAGACCGGCTATCTGCGCGAGAGCCTCGAGGACATCGCCGAGCGCCTCGGCGCGGATTTCGTGGAGACGGAGGCCGTTCTCGCCGCGATCCAGCGTTTCGACCCTTCCGGCGTCGGTGCCCGCGATCTCGCGGAATGTCTCGCGATTCAGCTGAGGGAGCGCGACCGCTACGATCCGGCGATGCAGGCTTTCGTCGCCAATCTGCCGCTCGTCGCCAAGCGGGATTTCGTGCAGCTCGCCAAGCTCTGCGGCGTCGATATGGACGATGTCGCCGATATGGCGGCGGAGCTGCGCCGCCTCGACCCCAAGCCCGGCCGCGCCTTTGGCGACGCGCCCATCCAGCCGCTCGTCGCCGACGTCATCGTGCGCGCCGCGGCGGACGGCTCCTGGCATGTGGAGCTCAATTCCGACGCGCTTCCCAAGGTGCTCGTCAATCACAGCTATGCGGCCAGGGTCTCGGCGGGCGCCCGCGACGCGGACAAGACCTTCATCTCCACCTGCCTGCAAAACGCCAACTGGCTGACCAAGAGCCTCGAACAGCGCAGCCGCACGATTCTCAAGGTCGCGTCGGAAATCGTGCGTCTGCAGGACGCCTTTCTGGCGAAGGGCGTGGAGCATTTGCGCCCGCTCAATCTGCGCACCATCGCCGACGCGATCGGCATGCACGAATCGACCGTCTCCCGCGTCACCTCCAACAAATATATGGCGACCCCGCGCGGCATCTTCGAACTCAAATATTTCTTCTCCGCCTCCATCGCGACGACGAGCGGCGGCGAGGCGCATTCGGCCGAATCGGTGCGGTTCCGCATCAAGCAGATGATCGACAGGGAGACGGCGGACGACGTGCTCTCGGATGACGCGATCGTCGCCAGGCTCAAGGCGATCGACATCGACATTGCGCGGCGCACGGTCGCCAAATATCGCGACAGCCTGAGGATACCGTCATCGGTCGACCGCCGGCGGGCCAAGATGGCGCTCGCCCGCGAACAGGCGCACTGA
- a CDS encoding NepR family anti-sigma factor — MTLQIEGSMVKNNPENAVSRAQSDEDRAEQRHYSGALPLGVAAIAAGLGSGASRRRDARDADGLVAGGLGVCGSERTNRKMRNVDFGDAIGKELQNLYDDLVAQPVPDRFLNLLNQLEKNMVSSGVTSSAPGERE, encoded by the coding sequence ATGACTTTGCAGATCGAGGGCTCCATGGTGAAAAACAATCCGGAGAATGCCGTTTCACGCGCGCAATCCGACGAGGACCGCGCGGAGCAACGTCATTATTCCGGCGCCCTCCCTCTCGGCGTGGCGGCGATTGCGGCCGGCCTCGGCTCCGGCGCCTCCCGTCGGCGCGATGCGCGCGATGCGGACGGCCTCGTCGCCGGCGGCTTGGGCGTTTGCGGTTCTGAGAGGACAAACAGAAAGATGCGGAATGTCGATTTTGGCGACGCCATCGGCAAGGAGCTTCAGAATCTCTATGACGACCTCGTGGCCCAGCCTGTGCCCGACCGGTTTCTGAATCTCTTGAACCAGCTGGAAAAGAATATGGTATCTTCGGGCGTGACGAGCAGCGCGCCTGGGGAGAGAGAGTGA
- the leuD gene encoding 3-isopropylmalate dehydratase small subunit — protein sequence MDKFTTLTGVAAPLPIMNVDTDMIIPKQYLKTIARTGLGKGLFSEMRYREDGSENPDFVLNQPAYRKATILIAGDNFGCGSSREHAPWALLDFGVRCVVSTSFADIFYNNCFKNGILPIKVTQAELDKLFDDANRGANATLTIDLEAQEIRGPDGGVIRFDIDPFRKHCLLNGLDDIGLTLQKAERIDAFEAAAAQSRPWA from the coding sequence ATGGACAAGTTCACGACGCTGACCGGGGTCGCCGCGCCGCTGCCGATCATGAATGTCGACACCGACATGATCATCCCCAAGCAATATCTGAAGACGATCGCGCGCACCGGCCTCGGCAAGGGCCTTTTCTCGGAGATGCGCTATCGCGAGGACGGCTCGGAGAATCCCGATTTCGTGCTGAACCAGCCCGCCTATCGCAAGGCGACGATCCTGATCGCCGGCGACAATTTCGGCTGCGGCTCGTCGCGCGAGCACGCGCCCTGGGCGCTCCTGGATTTCGGTGTGCGCTGCGTCGTCTCCACGAGCTTCGCGGACATCTTCTACAATAACTGCTTCAAGAACGGCATTCTGCCGATCAAGGTGACGCAGGCGGAGCTCGACAAGCTGTTCGACGACGCGAATCGCGGCGCCAACGCCACGCTGACGATCGATCTGGAAGCCCAGGAAATCCGCGGCCCGGACGGGGGCGTGATCAGGTTCGACATCGATCCCTTCCGCAAGCATTGCCTCCTCAACGGCCTCGACGATATTGGCCTCACCCTGCAGAAAGCGGAGAGGATCGACGCTTTCGAGGCCGCCGCCGCGCAGTCGCGCCCCTGGGCGTGA
- a CDS encoding outer membrane protein, translating to MKNSARAGMAAALIFSGSALAADLPLRQGVYAPPPPPPALWTGFFGGVNIGGGWTANTLNHANLTPYTDPLAGGLWLLPGSSNGGSNAGGVVGGGQIGYDWQFRNSIVVGAEADFQGSTMQSGGNAAWALYPSPVTPGGFLAPLAPSGNIGIALNWFGTVRGRAGFLVSPTFLVYGTAGFAYGQIQGQYSGYSNVRVGWTAGGGVEWLFRPGWSVKGEYLFMDLDSGGTTGYFGYNWGYRRHPQINIFRLGVNYRFNTGVGGEPIMAAY from the coding sequence ATGAAGAACAGCGCGCGCGCGGGCATGGCCGCGGCCCTCATATTCTCGGGATCCGCCCTCGCCGCCGACCTTCCGTTGCGCCAGGGCGTTTACGCCCCGCCGCCTCCGCCGCCGGCGCTGTGGACCGGCTTCTTCGGCGGCGTGAATATTGGCGGCGGCTGGACGGCCAATACGCTCAATCACGCCAATCTGACGCCCTATACGGACCCGCTCGCGGGCGGGCTCTGGCTCCTGCCCGGCTCCTCCAATGGCGGGAGCAACGCCGGCGGCGTCGTGGGAGGCGGGCAAATCGGCTATGACTGGCAGTTTCGCAACAGCATCGTCGTCGGCGCCGAGGCGGATTTCCAGGGCTCCACCATGCAGTCGGGCGGCAACGCCGCCTGGGCGCTTTATCCGAGCCCGGTCACGCCGGGCGGCTTCCTCGCGCCGCTTGCGCCCTCCGGCAATATCGGGATCGCGCTCAACTGGTTCGGCACGGTGCGGGGCCGCGCCGGCTTCCTCGTCTCCCCGACCTTTCTCGTCTACGGGACGGCCGGCTTCGCCTATGGCCAGATACAGGGCCAATATTCGGGCTACAGCAATGTCCGCGTCGGCTGGACGGCGGGCGGCGGCGTCGAATGGCTCTTCAGGCCCGGCTGGTCGGTCAAGGGCGAATATCTCTTCATGGATCTCGATAGCGGCGGGACGACCGGCTATTTCGGATATAATTGGGGTTATCGCCGCCATCCGCAGATCAACATCTTCCGGCTCGGCGTGAACTACCGCTTCAATACGGGCGTCGGCGGCGAGCCGATCATGGCGGCCTATTGA
- the ptsN gene encoding PTS IIA-like nitrogen regulatory protein PtsN, translated as MRLTDLISPDAVFATLKASTKKQLLQELSDRAAKLSGLPAREIFDALLHRERLGSTGIGEGIAIPHGKLGKVKSIFGIFARLERPVDFEALDGAPVDLVFLLIAPESSGADHLKALACAARMLRDPGLVATIRATRDHDALYSLIAQRSKPYAA; from the coding sequence ATGCGGCTCACGGATCTTATTTCGCCGGACGCAGTCTTCGCCACCTTGAAGGCGTCGACCAAGAAGCAACTGCTCCAGGAATTGAGCGATCGGGCCGCGAAGCTCTCGGGCCTGCCGGCGCGCGAGATTTTCGACGCCCTGCTGCACCGCGAGCGTCTCGGCTCGACGGGCATCGGCGAGGGCATCGCCATTCCGCACGGCAAGCTCGGGAAAGTGAAGTCGATTTTCGGGATTTTCGCGCGGCTCGAGCGGCCGGTGGATTTCGAGGCGCTGGACGGCGCGCCAGTCGATCTCGTTTTCCTGCTGATCGCGCCCGAATCGTCCGGCGCCGACCATTTGAAGGCGCTCGCCTGCGCGGCGCGGATGCTTCGCGACCCTGGCCTGGTCGCCACCATCCGCGCCACGCGAGACCATGACGCGCTATACTCATTAATCGCGCAGCGTTCCAAGCCCTACGCCGCGTAA